The Hydrogenobacter sp. T-2 region CTTTAGAAGCATTCAACCAAGCACAGAGGATAGGATAATTCTGCCAGAAGGTTTTGAATATGTGGTGCTCATACGCTGGGGTGATGCCTTAGACAAAGGACCATCTCTTGACTGGAAGAGGATTTACGAAAAAGGTCCTTCATGGGAGGATGTGGAGCGTCAAAAATTTTCCTTTGGATATAACTGTGATTATGTAGGTTTTTTCAGACTGTCGGATGATAGGGCACTGCTTGTGGTAAACCATGAATATACAAATCCAGAGCTTATGTTTTCCAATTTTGCTCCCTCGGGGCAAAGACCAACCAGAGAAGAAGCTATGCTTATGTTAGAAGCACATGGCGTGTCTGTGGTAGAAATAAGAAAGTCCAATGGTAAGTGGCATTATGTGAAAGGCTCACCTTACAATAGAAGGATAACAGGCTCTACCAGATGTGAAATAAGCGGTCTTGCAAAAGGGCACACACTCATGAAATCCTCCTACGATAAGGAAGGTGAGTTCGTATATGGCACTCTAAATAACTGCTCTGGTGGTAAAACTCCTTGGGGAACGGTGTTAACCTGTGAAGAGAACTTTCATAGCTACTTTTGGGGAGACGAGTTTAAGATAGAACACCCTAAAGCAAGGTTGATACAGGAACTTCACTACCGTTATAGGGTTCCCAGTGAGTGGGCTATGGTGTATGGTTTTTATAAATACAGTGAGCGTTTCAATATAGAAAAGGAGCCTACAGAACCACTTCGTTTCGGTTGGGTGGTAGAGGTTGACCCATTTAACCCTACAAAACCACCTATAAAGAGAACCGCTCTCGGAAGGTTCAAGCACGAAGCAGCAAACTGTGTAGTAGCACCAGATGGTAGGGTGGTGGTCTATATGGGAGATGACGAAAGGTTTGAGTATGTCTATAAGTTTATTACAAAGGGTAAATATGACCCTAACAACAGGCAAGCAAACATGGACCTTCTTGATGAGGGTGAGCTATATGTGGCAAAGTTCAAGGATGACCTTACTGGAGAGTGGATACTTATAGCCAAGTGCGAAAAAAAGCCAGATGGCACTTATGCTATAACACCCAATCCAGACCTTCCTGAACCTTTCAAAAGCGACCCAGTCCTTTGTTTCATAAACACAAGAGGCGCTGCGGATGCACTTGGAGCTACCATGATGGACAGACCAGAAGATATAGAATGGAATCCGTTGACAAAAAGTGCATGGGTAGCTCTAACCTTTAATGAAAGAAGAGGGGCAAGCGGGCAACCGGGAACTGACAGAGCTAACCCCAGAGCGAACAATGTAATGGGGCACGTGTTAGAGATAAAAGAGGCAAACGGTAATCCTGCGTCAACCACATTCACGTGGCAAATACCAATACTTTGTGGTGATCCCAACGCTTCTGAAGAAAACAAGAAATTGATAATTTACGGTCAACCTGCAAGCTCCTCAACGCCTGCTATTTCTGCACCAGACAACTTTGTGATAGATAGGCTCGGAAACGTATGGATAGCCACAGATGGCAATCCAAACTCCTCAAGACTCAAGAAGAACGACGGAGTTTACGTGCTTAATCCCTTTACTAAAGAATTTAAAATGTTCCTCTCTGGAGTGCCTGGCTGTGAAATATGCGGACCTGAGTTTTCGGATGACTGGAAAACCTTTTTCTGTGCCATACAACACCCAGGAGAGGGTGGTTTAGGGGGTCAACTAACAAGATGGCCATATGAGAGCGATATTCCAATTCCAAGACCTTCGGTAATAGCAGTCTGGAGGAAGGACGGAGGAGAAATATTTGCATAAAAACTCATGCCTTGCCTCCTTCCCCTCTTTTTAATTTCTTATGACAAAAAACATCACTTTTTGGAAACTTAGCTTATAATTATTAACCACTTTTTGGTAGGAGGCAGGCATGAAAGTAAGGGTGGTTCAAAAGGAAGACTTTCACTTCATAGGTACAGGTGAGTCTGGCAGAGAGGTGCCAATAGACGCAGCGGGTTATGTGGGTGGTAAGGGTAGAGGTATAAGACCTCCAGAGCTTCTCTTTCATTCCATAGCGGGTTGTGTGGGTATACATCTCTACGAAGCTCTGCATAAAGAAGGCAAGCACACGGAACACATAGAGATAGAAACGGATGCAGAGAGGATAACAGAGGGATATCCAAAGGTTTTTACCAAGATATACCTCTTTGTAAAGGTAAAAGGCGATGTCTCTGAAGAAGATGTGAAAAAAGCCTTAGATAAAACCATATACGACCCTGGAACCTGTTCCATAGCCTACATGATAAACAAGGTGGCACCCATAGAATACAAAATAGAGCTCTTGTAGGAGGCGGTGCATGTTTAAAAAGGTTCTCATAGCAAACAGGGGTGAGATAGCCTGTAGGATTATAAGAGCCTGCAAGGAGCTTGGCATAAGAACCGTTGCCATATACAATGAGATAGAGTCCACCGCAAGGCATGTGAAGATGGCGGATGAAGCCTATATGATAGGGGTAAACCCCTTAGATACATACCTTAATGCGGAACGTATAGTAGACCTTGCTTTGGAAGTGGGTGCGGATGCCATCCATCCGGGCTATGGCTTTTTGGCAGAAAACGAACACTTTGCGAGGCTCTGTGAGGAAAAGGGAATAAACTTTATAGGTCCTCATTGGAAGGTTATAGAGCTTATGGGAGACAAAGCGAGGTCTAAGGAAATAGCCAAAAAGGCAGGACTTCCCACTGTGCCCGGAAGCGATGGTATTCTAAAGGATGAGCAAGAAGCCAAACAGATAGCGAGAGAAATAGGCTACCCTGTGCTTTTGAAGGCTTCCGCTGGTGGCGGTGGAAGAGGTATAAGGATATGCAGGAACGAGGAAGAACTGCTGAAAAACTACGAAAACGCCTATAACGAAGCCCTAAAAGCCTTTGGCAGGGGAGACCTTTTGCTTGAAAAATACATAGAAAACCCACACCACATAGAGTTTCAGGTTCTTGGGGACAAATACGGTAATGTTATACATCTCGGTGAGAGGGATTGCTCCATTCAAAGGAGAAACCAAAAGCTCGTAGAAATAGCACCATCTTTGCTCCTTACTCCCGGTCGGAGGGCATACTATGGAGAGCTTGTAGCTAAGGCGGCAAAGGAGATAGGATACTACAGTGCAGGCACTATGGAGTTTGTAGCAGACGAGAAGGGAAACATATACTTCATTGAGATGAACACAAGGATTCAGGTAGAGCATCCAGTCACGGAGATGATAACAGGCGTGGACATAGTAAAGTGGCAGATTAGAATCGCTGCTGGTGAGCCTCTAAGATATAAGCAGGAAGACATAAAGTTTAATGGCTACTCCATAGAGGTGAGGATAAACGCAGAAGACCCCAAAAAGAACTTTGCACCAAGCATAGGAACTATAGAAAGGTATTATGCACCCGGTGGCTTTGGTATAAGGGTGGAGCATGCAGCGTCAAGGGGTTATGAGGTAACCCCCTACTACGACTCTATGATAGCCAAGCTCATAGTCTGGGCTCCTCAGTGGGAGGTTGCCATAGACCGTATGAAGGCAGCTTTGGAGACCTACGAGATTACTGGCATAAAGACCACTATACCCTTGCTTATAGAGATAATGAAGGACCCAGACTTTAGGGCTGGTAAGTTTAACACCAAGTATTTAGAGACCCATCCTCATCTCTTTGAGTATGAGGAGGTAAGAAACAAGGAAGATTTTGTAGCCTTTATATCTGCGGCGATAGCCGCATATCATGGACTATAAAAGGAGGTAAGGCATGCAGGCCGTGGAGATAATGGAGGAAATTCAAGCACAGCTCAAGGAAAT contains the following coding sequences:
- a CDS encoding PhoX family protein — its product is MGEYFEEILERAISRRDVLKGMLLGSVVLGLSPKVSFSKSLGFRSIQPSTEDRIILPEGFEYVVLIRWGDALDKGPSLDWKRIYEKGPSWEDVERQKFSFGYNCDYVGFFRLSDDRALLVVNHEYTNPELMFSNFAPSGQRPTREEAMLMLEAHGVSVVEIRKSNGKWHYVKGSPYNRRITGSTRCEISGLAKGHTLMKSSYDKEGEFVYGTLNNCSGGKTPWGTVLTCEENFHSYFWGDEFKIEHPKARLIQELHYRYRVPSEWAMVYGFYKYSERFNIEKEPTEPLRFGWVVEVDPFNPTKPPIKRTALGRFKHEAANCVVAPDGRVVVYMGDDERFEYVYKFITKGKYDPNNRQANMDLLDEGELYVAKFKDDLTGEWILIAKCEKKPDGTYAITPNPDLPEPFKSDPVLCFINTRGAADALGATMMDRPEDIEWNPLTKSAWVALTFNERRGASGQPGTDRANPRANNVMGHVLEIKEANGNPASTTFTWQIPILCGDPNASEENKKLIIYGQPASSSTPAISAPDNFVIDRLGNVWIATDGNPNSSRLKKNDGVYVLNPFTKEFKMFLSGVPGCEICGPEFSDDWKTFFCAIQHPGEGGLGGQLTRWPYESDIPIPRPSVIAVWRKDGGEIFA
- a CDS encoding OsmC family protein; this encodes MKVRVVQKEDFHFIGTGESGREVPIDAAGYVGGKGRGIRPPELLFHSIAGCVGIHLYEALHKEGKHTEHIEIETDAERITEGYPKVFTKIYLFVKVKGDVSEEDVKKALDKTIYDPGTCSIAYMINKVAPIEYKIELL
- the accC gene encoding acetyl-CoA carboxylase biotin carboxylase subunit yields the protein MFKKVLIANRGEIACRIIRACKELGIRTVAIYNEIESTARHVKMADEAYMIGVNPLDTYLNAERIVDLALEVGADAIHPGYGFLAENEHFARLCEEKGINFIGPHWKVIELMGDKARSKEIAKKAGLPTVPGSDGILKDEQEAKQIAREIGYPVLLKASAGGGGRGIRICRNEEELLKNYENAYNEALKAFGRGDLLLEKYIENPHHIEFQVLGDKYGNVIHLGERDCSIQRRNQKLVEIAPSLLLTPGRRAYYGELVAKAAKEIGYYSAGTMEFVADEKGNIYFIEMNTRIQVEHPVTEMITGVDIVKWQIRIAAGEPLRYKQEDIKFNGYSIEVRINAEDPKKNFAPSIGTIERYYAPGGFGIRVEHAASRGYEVTPYYDSMIAKLIVWAPQWEVAIDRMKAALETYEITGIKTTIPLLIEIMKDPDFRAGKFNTKYLETHPHLFEYEEVRNKEDFVAFISAAIAAYHGL